A single region of the Sandaracinaceae bacterium genome encodes:
- a CDS encoding methylated-DNA--[protein]-cysteine S-methyltransferase, with amino-acid sequence MFDAPAPVGPIWLAWVPAGLAVLHFGPDAPEADRARFWPEGEGVAPGDVPPALRARLTRYFDGEDEDPADWPVRIGGTAFQGRAWKALRRVPRGEVRTYAGLARDVGSPRAMRAIGMAMNANPVAIAVPCHRIVGAGRTLGGFGGGPDRKRFLLELEGARVDGDRVLMGQLDLL; translated from the coding sequence GTGTTCGACGCCCCGGCCCCCGTCGGGCCGATCTGGCTGGCGTGGGTGCCCGCCGGGTTGGCCGTCCTGCACTTCGGCCCCGACGCTCCGGAGGCGGATCGGGCGCGGTTCTGGCCGGAGGGCGAGGGGGTCGCGCCCGGGGACGTGCCACCGGCGCTGCGCGCGCGGCTCACGCGCTACTTCGACGGCGAGGACGAGGATCCGGCGGACTGGCCCGTCCGCATCGGGGGGACCGCGTTTCAGGGGCGCGCGTGGAAGGCGCTGCGCCGCGTCCCGCGTGGGGAGGTCCGCACCTACGCGGGCCTGGCCAGGGACGTCGGCTCCCCCCGCGCGATGCGCGCGATCGGCATGGCGATGAACGCCAATCCGGTCGCCATCGCGGTCCCCTGCCACCGGATCGTCGGCGCCGGGCGCACCCTCGGCGGCTTCGGAGGGGGCCCGGATCGCAAACGATTCCTGCTCGAGCTCGAGGGCGCGCGCGTCGACGGCGACCGCGTGCTGATGGGCCAGCTCGACCTGCTCTGA
- the valS gene encoding valine--tRNA ligase: MAERFETIAFDELPKHFDSVAAEEKWGRHWDERGVYRYDPTRPREETFVVDTPPPTVSGALHVGHVFSYTHTDAIVRQRRMRGQNIFYPMGWDDNGLPTERRVQNYFHVRCEPGVPYDPALKLEPASAKKLKKERPLVVSRRNFIELCNQVTEQDEKAFMALWQRLALSVDWSQQYATIDERCRHLAQLSFLDLYEKGHLYSHEAPTMWDVDFQTAVAQAEVVDRPKQGAFHDIRFGVQGSDRSFVISTTRPELLPACVGVTAHPDDARYKDLFGKFAITPLFHAPVPIFPSELADPEKGTGILMVCTFGDQTDVTWWREQKLPLRQVIGRNGRLVELTFGEGDYPSEKPEMANRHYGELIGKTVVTARKLVVDMLRDPEGRAAGDDAPLQGEPRPTDQAVKHYEKGDRPLEFVSTRQWFVRLMDKKDALLERGRQIEWHPSFMQQRYEIWTENLGLDWCVSRQRYFGVSFPVWYRLDASGEPEFDAPILADAATLPVDPMSDTPPGFEESQRGQPGGFTGEPDVFDTWFTSSLTPEIGSKWRLDPERHQRLFPADMRPQSHEIIRTWAFYTIAKAHLHEQTVPWHNVVISGWVVDPQKKKLGKTAGNAKVAPSELLDNYTADALRYWACGARLGTDTAFDESVFKVGKRLVTKLYNAGKFVLSQEAERHPISNELDRAFIAELAGVVRQASEAYDEFEFAKALMATEQFFWSSFTDTFLELSKARARGDFGGEADRGSAVAALRLALNVLLRLFAPVLPYITEEVWSWVFAKETGEASIHAAPWPSAADFEGVAAPADEGSFALAVEALTTINKKKSDAGVSVGRVAEALTLGANEATRARLEPVWEDVAGAARCQDKALVAKDGLEDGVFEVIDATFAEKKPKA, translated from the coding sequence ATGGCAGAGCGTTTCGAGACCATCGCGTTCGACGAGCTTCCCAAGCACTTCGACTCCGTCGCGGCGGAAGAGAAGTGGGGCCGACACTGGGACGAGCGGGGCGTCTACCGCTACGACCCGACGCGGCCGCGCGAGGAGACGTTCGTCGTCGACACCCCGCCCCCGACCGTCTCGGGCGCGCTGCACGTCGGGCACGTCTTCAGCTACACGCACACCGACGCCATCGTGCGGCAGCGCCGCATGCGCGGGCAGAACATCTTCTACCCGATGGGCTGGGACGACAACGGCCTGCCCACCGAGCGCCGCGTCCAGAACTACTTCCACGTGCGCTGCGAGCCGGGGGTCCCCTACGACCCGGCGCTGAAGCTCGAGCCGGCGTCGGCGAAGAAGCTCAAGAAGGAGCGGCCGCTCGTCGTCTCGCGCCGCAACTTCATCGAGCTCTGCAACCAGGTCACGGAGCAGGACGAGAAGGCCTTCATGGCCCTCTGGCAGCGCCTCGCGCTCAGCGTCGACTGGAGCCAGCAGTACGCCACCATCGACGAGCGCTGCCGCCACCTCGCGCAGCTCTCGTTCCTCGATCTCTACGAGAAGGGGCACCTCTACAGCCACGAGGCCCCGACGATGTGGGACGTGGACTTCCAGACCGCGGTCGCGCAGGCCGAGGTCGTCGACCGCCCCAAGCAGGGCGCCTTCCACGACATCCGCTTCGGCGTGCAGGGCTCGGATCGCTCGTTCGTGATCAGCACCACGCGGCCCGAGCTGCTCCCGGCGTGCGTGGGCGTCACCGCGCATCCGGACGACGCGCGCTACAAGGACCTGTTCGGCAAGTTCGCGATCACCCCGCTCTTCCACGCGCCGGTGCCCATCTTCCCGAGCGAGCTGGCCGACCCCGAGAAGGGGACCGGCATCCTGATGGTCTGCACCTTCGGCGACCAGACCGACGTGACCTGGTGGCGCGAGCAGAAGCTGCCGCTGCGTCAGGTGATCGGGCGCAACGGCCGGCTCGTGGAGCTGACCTTCGGCGAGGGCGACTACCCGAGCGAGAAGCCCGAGATGGCCAACCGGCACTACGGCGAGCTGATCGGCAAGACCGTGGTCACGGCGCGCAAGCTGGTCGTCGACATGCTGCGGGACCCCGAGGGGCGCGCGGCGGGCGACGACGCGCCGCTCCAGGGCGAGCCGCGCCCCACCGACCAGGCGGTCAAGCACTACGAGAAGGGCGACCGGCCGCTCGAGTTCGTCTCCACGCGCCAGTGGTTCGTGCGCCTGATGGACAAGAAGGACGCGCTGCTCGAGCGCGGCCGCCAGATCGAGTGGCACCCGAGCTTCATGCAGCAGCGCTACGAGATCTGGACCGAGAACCTCGGCCTGGACTGGTGCGTGAGCCGCCAGCGCTACTTCGGCGTGTCCTTCCCGGTCTGGTACCGGCTCGACGCGAGCGGGGAGCCCGAGTTCGACGCGCCCATCCTCGCCGACGCGGCCACCCTGCCCGTCGATCCGATGAGCGACACCCCGCCCGGCTTCGAGGAGTCGCAGCGCGGCCAGCCCGGCGGCTTCACGGGCGAGCCCGACGTCTTCGACACCTGGTTCACCAGCTCGCTCACGCCCGAGATCGGCTCGAAGTGGCGGCTCGACCCGGAGCGTCACCAGCGGCTCTTCCCCGCGGACATGCGGCCCCAGAGCCACGAGATCATCCGGACCTGGGCCTTCTACACCATCGCCAAGGCGCACCTGCACGAGCAGACCGTGCCCTGGCACAACGTGGTGATCAGCGGCTGGGTCGTGGACCCCCAGAAGAAGAAGCTGGGCAAGACGGCTGGAAACGCGAAGGTCGCGCCCTCGGAGCTGCTCGACAACTACACCGCCGACGCCCTGCGCTACTGGGCCTGCGGCGCGCGGCTCGGCACCGACACCGCGTTCGACGAGAGCGTGTTCAAGGTCGGCAAGCGGCTGGTGACCAAGCTCTACAACGCGGGCAAGTTCGTGCTGTCCCAGGAGGCGGAGCGGCACCCGATCTCGAACGAGCTGGACCGGGCGTTCATCGCGGAGTTGGCCGGGGTCGTGAGGCAGGCGAGCGAGGCCTACGACGAGTTCGAGTTCGCCAAGGCCCTGATGGCCACCGAGCAGTTCTTCTGGAGCAGCTTCACCGACACCTTCCTCGAGCTGAGCAAGGCGCGCGCGCGGGGCGACTTCGGCGGCGAGGCGGATCGGGGCTCCGCGGTCGCGGCGCTGCGGCTCGCGCTGAACGTGCTCCTGCGGCTCTTCGCGCCCGTGCTGCCTTACATCACCGAGGAGGTCTGGAGCTGGGTCTTCGCCAAGGAGACCGGCGAGGCGTCGATCCACGCCGCGCCCTGGCCCTCGGCCGCCGACTTCGAGGGCGTCGCCGCGCCGGCCGACGAGGGCAGCTTCGCGCTCGCGGTGGAGGCGCTGACCACCATCAACAAGAAGAAGAGCGACGCGGGGGTCAGCGTGGGCCGCGTGGCCGAGGCGCTCACCCTCGGCGCGAACGAGGCGACGCGCGCCCGGCTCGAGCCGGTCTGGGAGGACGTCGCGGGCGCGGCGCGCTGCCAGGACAAGGCGCTGGTGGCGAAGGACGGGCTCGAGGATGGCGTCTTCGAGGTGATCGACGCGACCTTCGCGGAGAAGAAGCCGAAGGCCTGA